From the genome of Bosea sp. Tri-49, one region includes:
- a CDS encoding ankyrin repeat domain-containing protein: MRWLLRAAAVLAGVLLMTGTSEARTGLLDAAGRGDLAAVNRLIAAGADLEARDGQRQTPLLLAVAGNHVAIAKALLAAGASPNAQAANQDTPWLLAGASGRTEIIAAMLPLKPDLTIRNRYGGNALIPACERAHVETAKLLLTSGIDVNHVNNLGWTCLLEIVILGDGGPRHREVARLVLDAGADPNLADKDGVSPLQHARKRGQSEVAKLIAAAGGR, translated from the coding sequence ATGAGGTGGCTGCTGCGCGCCGCCGCGGTCCTGGCGGGAGTGCTGCTGATGACGGGAACAAGCGAGGCGCGGACAGGGCTGCTCGACGCGGCCGGCCGTGGCGATCTTGCGGCGGTGAACCGCCTGATCGCGGCCGGCGCCGATCTCGAAGCGCGCGACGGCCAGAGGCAGACACCGCTCCTGCTCGCTGTCGCCGGCAACCATGTCGCCATTGCCAAGGCATTGCTCGCTGCAGGCGCCAGTCCGAACGCCCAGGCCGCTAATCAAGATACGCCCTGGCTGCTCGCCGGCGCCAGCGGCCGCACCGAGATCATTGCGGCGATGTTGCCGCTCAAGCCTGATCTGACGATCCGCAATCGCTATGGCGGTAATGCCCTGATCCCGGCCTGCGAGCGCGCCCATGTCGAGACGGCAAAGCTGCTTTTGACCAGCGGCATCGACGTGAACCACGTCAACAACCTCGGCTGGACCTGCCTGCTGGAGATCGTGATCCTCGGCGATGGCGGCCCGCGCCATCGAGAGGTGGCCAGGCTCGTGCTCGATGCGGGCGCCGATCCCAACCTCGCCGACAAGGATGGCGTCAGCCCGCTCCAGCACGCCCGCAAGCGCGGCCAGAGCGAGGTCGCCAAGCTGATTGCCGCGGCGGGCGGGCGCTGA
- the hrcA gene encoding heat-inducible transcriptional repressor HrcA, with translation MSAHIRPESPGGLVEIDQRSREIFRQIVDGYLTTGEPVGSRNIARLLPVALSPATVRNVMTDLEMAGLIYAPHTSAGRLPTERGLRFFVDGMMEVGNLTSDERSRIEVQIRAAASNRSLDQTLTEASALLSGLSRGAGVVVTTKANARLRHIEFVRLDAARALAVLVADDGTVENRILALPPGLPASALVEAGNFLNARIVGKTLDELRREIADSRTLMERELDELTARLVETGIATSSGPSSDRHLIVRGQANLLEDLKAQEDLERIRLLFADLETQTELIDLLSRAEAGDGVRIFIGSENNLFSMSGSSIIAAPFRDGGQRIVGVVGIIGPTRLNYARIVPMVDYTAKVVGRLLDGGR, from the coding sequence ATGAGCGCCCATATCCGCCCGGAATCGCCCGGCGGTCTGGTCGAGATCGATCAGCGCTCGCGCGAGATCTTTCGCCAGATTGTCGACGGCTACCTGACGACCGGCGAGCCGGTCGGCTCGCGCAATATCGCCCGCCTGCTGCCGGTCGCGCTCTCGCCGGCGACGGTGCGCAATGTCATGACCGACCTTGAAATGGCCGGGCTGATCTATGCGCCGCATACGTCGGCGGGCCGTCTGCCGACAGAGCGGGGCCTGCGCTTCTTTGTCGACGGCATGATGGAGGTCGGCAATCTCACCTCGGACGAAAGATCCCGCATCGAGGTGCAGATCAGGGCGGCCGCCAGCAACCGCTCGCTGGACCAGACGCTGACCGAGGCGTCCGCCTTGCTCTCCGGCCTGTCGCGCGGCGCCGGCGTCGTCGTCACCACCAAGGCCAATGCCCGCCTGCGCCATATCGAGTTCGTCCGGCTCGATGCTGCCCGGGCGCTCGCCGTACTCGTCGCCGATGACGGCACGGTCGAGAACCGCATCCTGGCGCTGCCGCCGGGGTTGCCCGCTTCGGCGCTGGTCGAGGCCGGCAACTTTCTCAATGCCCGCATCGTCGGCAAGACGCTGGATGAACTCCGGCGCGAGATCGCCGACAGCCGCACGCTGATGGAGCGCGAGCTCGACGAACTGACCGCCAGGCTGGTCGAGACGGGCATCGCGACGAGCTCCGGCCCCTCCAGCGACCGGCACCTCATCGTGCGCGGCCAGGCCAACCTGCTCGAGGATTTGAAGGCGCAGGAAGATCTCGAGCGCATCCGCCTGCTCTTCGCCGATCTGGAGACCCAGACCGAGCTGATCGATCTGCTCTCGCGTGCCGAGGCCGGCGACGGCGTGCGTATCTTCATCGGCTCGGAGAACAACCTGTTCTCGATGTCGGGCTCGTCGATCATCGCCGCGCCATTCCGCGACGGCGGCCAGCGCATCGTCGGCGTCGTCGGCATCATCGGCCCGACCCGGCTGAACTACGCCCGCATCGTGCCGATGGTCGATTATACCGCCAAGGTGGTCGGGCGCCTGCTCGATGGCGGACGATGA